The region TCTAGACTGCCCCATCCCTCCACGATTGCTCAACCAAGTTCCGCATGCACAGCCCCCGGAGCGTGACGAGTTCACACACATGCGCTACTCAGCCGCTACGTGTGATCCTGCAGACTTCGATGCGGAGCGCTTCACCCTGCGCCAGAAGCTGTTTGCCAAGCCTCGCCATACCGAGCTCTTCATTGTCATCACCATGTACAACGAAGAGGACGAGCTGTTCGCCCGAACCATGATCGGCGTAATCAAGAACATCGAGTACATGAACTCGCGTACAAACAGTAAGACGTGGGGCAAGGACGCGTGGAAGAAGATCGTAGTCTGCGTCGTAAGCGATGGCCGTGCCAAGATCAACCCGCGCACTCGCGCCGTGCTAGCTGCACTCGGGGTTTACCAGGACGGCATCGCCAAGCAGCAAGTCAACGGCAAGGATGTGACTGCCCATATTTACGAGTACACCACCCAGATGACGCTGGACATCAAAAAGGGTGTCGTCGGCGTCAAAAAGGGAAACACCCCGGTGCAGATGCTGTTTTGTCTAAAGGAAAAGAACCAGAAGAAGATCAACTCGCACAGATGGTTCTTCCAGGCATTCGGTACCGTCTTAGATCCGAATGTGTGTGTGCTTATTGATGCTGGTACCAAGCCTGGCAAGGACTCCGTCTACCAGCTGTGGAAGGCGTTCGATCTCGAGCCCATGTGCGCAGGTGCTTGTGGTGAGATCAAGGCCATGTTGGTGCACGGAAAGAAGCTTCTGAACCCGCTGGTAGCCACTCAGAACTTTGAGTACAAGATGAGCAACATTCTGGATAAACCGCTAGAGTCTGCTTTTGGTTTCATTTCTGTCCTTCCCGGTGCCTTCTCTGCCTACAGATATGTTGCACTCCAAAACGACAAGACTGGCCAAGGGCCGTTGGAGAAGTACTTTGCTGGTGAGAAGATGCACGGCGCCAACGCTGGCATTTTCACAGCCAACATGTACCTGGCTGAAGATCGTATTCTCTGCTTCGAGCTCGTCTCCAAACGAAACTGCCATTGGATTCTGCAGTACGTCAAGTCTGCTACGGGAGAAACCGATGTACCGACGACCATGGCCGAGTTCATCAGTCAGCGTCGTCGCTGGTTGAACGGATCTTTCTTTGCTGCTGTCTACGCCCTGGCTCACTCTTTCGACATTTTTCGAAGTGATCACTCTTTCTTGCGCAAAACCATGTTCCTTGTCGAGTTTGTCTACCAAACCATTAGCATGATCTTCGCCTGGTTCGCTCTCGGTAACTTCTTCCTGGTCTTCCGCATTCTCACGGCTTCACTCCAAAACGAACTCGGCACCGTCGGCAAAGTGctcttcatcatcttcgaATGGCTCTACATCGCCGTCTTAATAACGTGTTTTATCCTCTCACTCGGTAACCGGCCCCAAGGTTCAAACAAGTGGTACATGTCGATGGTGTACTTTTGGTGCATCATCATGACCTACCTCATGTTCGCCTCAGTCTTCATCACCGTGCGCTCGGTGCAAGGGCAAATAGCCGCCAACAACGGGTTCAACGTCGGCGACCTCTTCAAGGACAAGATCTTCGCCACGCTCGTCATCTCGCTGCTCTCAACTTACGTCATGTGGCTCATCGTgtccatcatcttcctcgACCCCTGGCACATGTTCACATCCTTCTTCCAGTACCTCCTCATGACACCCACATACATCAACATCCTCAACGTCTACGCCTTCTGCAACACACACGACATCACGTGGGGCACCAAGGGCGATGACAAGGCCGAGAAACTCCCAATCGTCATCACGAAAGCAGATGGTAAAGCGGACATCCAGGCGCCGACCGATGACGCCGATCTCAACACGCAGTATGAAACCGAGTTACGCGTGTTTAGTGAGAAGTggaaggaggagaagaagattccATCGCCCAGTGAGAAGCAAGAGGATTATTACAAGGGATTTCGATCGGGCGTTGTTCTGTTTTGGATGTTTTGTAATTTGGGACTGTCGGCGCTGGTGCTGCAGTCTGGCGGGCTCGAGTTGACGGTTAGTACGCCGGATGAGGcgcagaagaagaggaaTGATGCGGCGACTATTTATCTCGCCGTGGTGCTGTATAGTGTGGCGGGGTTGGCGGCGTTTAGGTTTATTGGGGCCATGTGGTTTTTGGTTGTGCGGATGGTGAGTTATATCCTTTCTCTGAGTGTGAGAATACTTTTTGGGAGGCGTGGTACTAACGAATTTGCAGTTCAGAGGTGTTTGATAATGGAGATGTTGGGCTTGCATGGTTGGAAAAAGACGGTTTTCAGATCGTCGTcgttttgtttgtttgcTTGTTCGAATGGAGTTTGGGCGAAGGGTTAGGTCATCATCATCGCATGTGGGCAAGTATAGGTGTGCCTTATGGCGCTTCTTTTAGTTTTTTTTGTGTGTCGTGGGATGTTCCATGACCTGATTGATGATACCAGAAGTTATGAAGATACGTATGCATTTTTCGTTGTAGTAAATGTCTTTTTTTTTTGAGTTGTTTGAATGGTTGAGTGGTGGGTGGAGTGGTGTTTCTGTCCACTTGTCTTGTGTAGGGGTATTCCtgtcgtcgtcctcgtctCACCGCATGGGTTTAGACATGCTGTATCTGTCATGTTTCTTCACTTGGTATGTTCGGCATGTCTTGTTATGCTGTCTATGCTTTCCTCATGCGACAGCACGCACTGTAAACATCAAGACGCTCTCTCATCTGCCAGCTCTTCACAGCGTGTTCTATCTCATCTCTTGCCATCTTCTGTCTTACCTTTGTCCTTCTGCTGAGTTTAAGCATGCTGTATTTGTCACGTTACTTCACTCATCATGCTCGACACGTCTTGTTATGCTGCCTATGCTTTCCTCATGCGACCGCACGTAGTGTAAACAGCAAGACGCTCGCTTATCTGCAAGCTCCCCATAGCCGATTTTCCACAGCATGTTCTAGAGCAAGGCGGCTTCACCTTTACTTTCGGTGGCGTCAGTGTCGCTGCAGTACGCTTCAGCACGGGCCCCGCCTCCACTATATATTCAGGGCAACAGCGAACAGCACAAAACTTCTGCGAGCAACACCACTTTTTCCTCGCTTCAAGTTACCTCTGCAACTGGAAATCCGACTGCGCACGTGGTCAATCAGAGCTAATTCATCTACGACAGGCTGCAATCATGAGCTGGGACACTCCCGTTGGTGGTAAGTTTTTTGCTGCGATGATGACTGGGCTATGCTGACAGCAAAAAGGCGCCGACTCTTGGGGCGGTGCTGATACCGGCGCTGCTGCTGATACTGGCGACGCCTGGGGCGGCGGAGGAGATGCTGGTGCAGACACTGGCGGTGATGCTGGCGATGACAGCTGCCGAATGTAGGTGACAACGTCTCTGACTACATTGGCCATCGTGCTAACACTCATGATAGCTGCAAGCAAACCGGTCACTTTGCTCGCGACTGCCCTGACAAGCCCGAGGGCGGCGATGGCGGTCTGACTGGCGAGTGTTACAACTGCGGACAAGTCGGTCACAACAAGGCAGACTGTCCCAACGAACGTGTTGAGCGTGCCTTCGAGGGTACCTGTAAGCTCTGTGATCAGGAAGGTCACCGTGCCGTCGACTGCAAGTCTCGTCGCAAGGTCGATTGGTCTGGTGTTCCCGAGTTGGATGCTGAAACTGCTTGGACCGCTCTCATCAATGCCGCCAAGGACGTAGACCTCGATGCTTTCCGTATCTGTCTGAGGGCTTACGCTCGCGCTATCATGGACGATTTCGATCTTCCCGCCATCGAAAAGGCTATTCGCGATGATGGCTTGGGCGTCTTCCTGATTGCCCAGAAGCAGGAGATCGCGCCCCAGATGACCATCATCGATTTCATCGGTAACCCGGACCGCGAGTACGTTCTCTCCTTCCAGACAGCCGCAAAGCCTCGTCGTAAGAAGCTGGCAGTAGGCTGGCCTGAGAGCGTCGAACAGAACCTTGAGCGTCTTGCATCGTGTGGATTCGTCGAGGACTGTGGTGTTCCACTTTGCGGCAACTGCAACGAGCTGGGTCATGTTCGAAAGGTCAGTGGCCCTTGTACTATTCTCCAACTTACATACACTAACTCATGAACAGCACTGCAAGCAGGAGCAGGCTGCACGCGAAAACCCTCAGCCTGAGACTCAGTGTGTCTATTGCCAGGAAATCGGTCACCGTGCTCGCGATTGTCCCAAGGAGCGTGTCAACCGCTTCGCCTGCAAGAACTGCAAGCAGGAGGGCCACAACGCCAAAGAATGCCCTGAGCCCCGCTCCGCTGAGGGTGTCGAGTGCCGCAAGTGCAATGAGACCGGTCACTTCTCCAAGGACGTAGGTGGACAATCCGGCATGTCTGAATGAACCTTGCTAACAACCACAGTGCCCCAACGTCGCTGCTCGTACTTGTCGCAACTGCGGATCCGCCGATCACATTGCCAAGGAGTGCGACCAGCCTCGCAACCCCGATACCGTTACCTGCCGCAACTGCGAAGAGGTGGGTCACTTTTCCAAGGACTGTCCCAAGCCTAGGGACTACTCCAAGGTCAAGTGCTCAAACTGCCAAGAGATGGGCCACACTCATGTTGTAAGTTTGAATCCGTCCTGATACTTCAGAGTAGCTTGAGCTAACATGATACAGCGTTGCAAGGCTCCCAAAGCCGAGGAGGGTGGCGATGCATCTGCCGGTGCCTGGGGCGCAGACTctggtggcggcggcggcgatGCTGTTGCTGCTACTGGTGGCGAGGCTTCCTGGGGCgacggcggcggcggcggagGTGGAGAAGGTTGGTAGACAACTCCCACACAAATTGTTTCGCATGTCGAGATTAACTTCTCATTGACAGAAAAGCGAATTACATGGAGGAGTTGACGGAGGAAAGCCTCATGAGTTTACGATAGCTTGACTGCTTCGGTTGTCTAGACATTTACACAACTACGGTTGATGAAGATGAGCTTAATGCATGGATCCTTCATGTCCTTTCTACACTTTGTCTGTGCAATTATCAAATCATTGAACTGATCAAATTTTGGTGATGACTCACTTCGCTGACCATGTTACATCATACCCTCACCTTTCTTTCAAGAACACATTCCTGACTTCCTCCATCCACAGCACCACTTCCCCGCAATTCCAATACCGAGACTTTGCTCTGCAAACTCTTCGATACCGTCTCCATCTCTACATCTTCCCCCGCCGTCGCTGTAGTCCCCGCACGCACTCCTCGTACTACGAAAAAGAAAACTAGAAAAATGCAGTTGTGGTTTCGGGTTCG is a window of Pyrenophora tritici-repentis strain M4 chromosome 2, whole genome shotgun sequence DNA encoding:
- a CDS encoding chitin synthase I translates to MSYNRLGQPANDDPYEMDPRRPAGRTPSPGQPLRGYQLEDRYASPGPSHSGILEIPMGPNPAAASGDRLPLQPSYSVENIPYAAGNYHDDYDPRPQRHDGDYSLDPQAHHDAYYNQPYDPTPHDESPGAYGTQPTHYWQDEDMDKPMMHGDNAYGPDPHDMEDPENPFHDVPAPTIMPAPIKRWKTVKEVQLFKGNLVLDCPIPPRLLNQVPHAQPPERDEFTHMRYSAATCDPADFDAERFTLRQKLFAKPRHTELFIVITMYNEEDELFARTMIGVIKNIEYMNSRTNSKTWGKDAWKKIVVCVVSDGRAKINPRTRAVLAALGVYQDGIAKQQVNGKDVTAHIYEYTTQMTLDIKKGVVGVKKGNTPVQMLFCLKEKNQKKINSHRWFFQAFGTVLDPNVCVLIDAGTKPGKDSVYQLWKAFDLEPMCAGACGEIKAMLVHGKKLLNPLVATQNFEYKMSNILDKPLESAFGFISVLPGAFSAYRYVALQNDKTGQGPLEKYFAGEKMHGANAGIFTANMYLAEDRILCFELVSKRNCHWILQYVKSATGETDVPTTMAEFISQRRRWLNGSFFAAVYALAHSFDIFRSDHSFLRKTMFLVEFVYQTISMIFAWFALGNFFLVFRILTASLQNELGTVGKVLFIIFEWLYIAVLITCFILSLGNRPQGSNKWYMSMVYFWCIIMTYLMFASVFITVRSVQGQIAANNGFNVGDLFKDKIFATLVISLLSTYVMWLIVSIIFLDPWHMFTSFFQYLLMTPTYINILNVYAFCNTHDITWGTKGDDKAEKLPIVITKADGKADIQAPTDDADLNTQYETELRVFSEKWKEEKKIPSPSEKQEDYYKGFRSGVVLFWMFCNLGLSALVLQSGGLELTVSTPDEAQKKRNDAATIYLAVVLYSVAGLAAFRFIGAMWFLVVRMFRGV
- a CDS encoding AIR1, Arginine methyltransferase-interacting protein, contains RING Zn-finger, encoding MSWDTPVGGADSWGGADTGAAADTGDAWGGGGDAGADTGGDAGDDSCRICKQTGHFARDCPDKPEGGDGGLTGECYNCGQVGHNKADCPNERVERAFEGTCKLCDQEGHRAVDCKSRRKVDWSGVPELDAETAWTALINAAKDVDLDAFRICLRAYARAIMDDFDLPAIEKAIRDDGLGVFLIAQKQEIAPQMTIIDFIGNPDREYVLSFQTAAKPRRKKLAVGWPESVEQNLERLASCGFVEDCGVPLCGNCNELGHVRKHCKQEQAARENPQPETQCVYCQEIGHRARDCPKERVNRFACKNCKQEGHNAKECPEPRSAEGVECRKCNETGHFSKDCPNVAARTCRNCGSADHIAKECDQPRNPDTVTCRNCEEVGHFSKDCPKPRDYSKVKCSNCQEMGHTHVRCKAPKAEEGGDASAEKRITWRS